A single region of the Candidatus Protochlamydia amoebophila UWE25 genome encodes:
- a CDS encoding GNAT family N-acetyltransferase, translated as MNSSKAIPTGIEVRYTESGDAKYLKEWLMDPEIRRWFPMDDELEIDDAVMRWIVFYRYKCSLTILKDGIPCGIATLYLQPYRRLAHQCEFGIILARDFHRQGIGTYLMNSIIHLAKEKFKIELLHLQVYKGNQAAISLYERFGFKIFGEQNNWIKENEGYGGRVFMERFI; from the coding sequence ATGAATAGTTCAAAGGCGATTCCTACTGGGATTGAAGTGCGCTATACGGAATCTGGAGATGCTAAGTACCTTAAAGAATGGTTAATGGATCCAGAAATTCGACGTTGGTTTCCTATGGATGATGAATTAGAAATTGATGATGCTGTCATGCGATGGATTGTTTTTTATCGTTATAAATGTAGTTTAACGATACTTAAAGATGGCATTCCTTGCGGAATCGCAACTCTTTATCTTCAACCTTATCGCAGATTAGCCCACCAGTGTGAATTCGGGATTATTTTGGCGCGTGATTTTCATCGACAGGGAATCGGTACCTATTTGATGAATAGTATTATTCATTTAGCAAAAGAGAAATTCAAAATCGAGTTGCTTCATCTTCAAGTTTATAAAGGGAACCAAGCGGCTATTAGTCTCTATGAGCGTTTTGGCTTTAAAATTTTTGGAGAGCAAAATAATTGGATTAAAGAAAACGAAGGATATGGTGGACGTGTTTTTATGGAGAGATTTATATAA
- the prfB gene encoding peptide chain release factor 2 (programmed frameshift) → MNNEAELKVKGIEERLLHMWRYLDLAAKEARVKELETLMGESSFWNNSEQAQLIINECRDLRAWTVPYQELKTKFENCKELLPEAYELNEESFIEELLRDLDSIEKVLGDLEVQRMLSGEMDNKDCYLTINSGAGGTEACDWAQMLSRMYQRWAAKKGWKIEIIDFVDGDVVGLKSITLRFQGSYAYGYSKAEKGVHRLVRISPFDSNAKRHTSFASVDVSPEITTDIQVEIKPEDVRVDTFRSSGAGGQHVNKTDSAVRLTHMPTGIVVSCQTQRSQVQNKEACYQMLRSKLYEMEVLEREKALNNLKGEKKENAWGSQIRNYVFQPYTLVKDTRTKAESGNIQAVMDGELDEFVNAYLKEFG, encoded by the exons ATGAATAATGAAGCTGAATTGAAAGTAAAAGGAATCGAAGAACGTCTTCTTCACATGTGGAGGTATCTT GACTTGGCTGCGAAGGAAGCTAGGGTAAAAGAATTAGAGACATTAATGGGAGAAAGCTCGTTTTGGAATAATTCTGAACAAGCGCAATTAATTATTAATGAATGCCGCGATTTGCGAGCTTGGACTGTCCCTTATCAGGAACTTAAAACAAAATTTGAAAATTGCAAAGAGTTACTTCCTGAAGCCTATGAATTAAATGAAGAATCTTTTATTGAAGAACTTTTAAGAGATTTAGATTCTATTGAGAAAGTGCTGGGAGATTTAGAAGTTCAGCGAATGTTATCTGGAGAAATGGATAACAAAGATTGCTATTTGACGATTAATTCAGGAGCTGGGGGAACAGAAGCTTGTGATTGGGCTCAGATGTTGTCGAGGATGTACCAACGCTGGGCGGCTAAGAAGGGATGGAAAATTGAAATTATCGATTTTGTCGATGGAGACGTGGTTGGTTTAAAAAGTATTACTCTGCGTTTTCAAGGCTCTTATGCTTATGGTTATAGCAAAGCTGAAAAAGGCGTACATCGTTTAGTGCGCATTTCCCCTTTCGACAGTAATGCTAAGAGGCATACCAGTTTTGCATCAGTGGATGTTTCTCCAGAAATAACTACTGACATTCAAGTTGAAATTAAACCTGAGGATGTTAGAGTTGATACTTTTAGATCTTCAGGAGCTGGAGGGCAGCACGTAAACAAAACAGATTCTGCTGTACGTTTAACCCACATGCCTACAGGAATTGTTGTTTCTTGTCAAACTCAACGAAGTCAAGTACAAAATAAAGAAGCTTGTTATCAGATGCTTCGTTCAAAGTTATATGAAATGGAAGTTTTAGAGCGTGAAAAAGCCCTAAATAACCTAAAAGGGGAAAAAAAAGAAAACGCTTGGGGTAGCCAAATCCGCAATTATGTTTTTCAACCTTATACGCTTGTTAAAGACACAAGGACGAAAGCTGAAAGTGGTAACATACAAGCCGTAATGGATGGTGAATTAGATGAATTTGTTAACGCTTATTTAAAGGAGTTTGGCTGA
- a CDS encoding DMT family transporter: protein MGAYFCDSRFFVIPDLLISFTPLEVALGRYFCFGFISFIIMLCQGINKWLAIPKMIWVQALIYALVVNIFYYFSLVLGSRYSNASTITLLLSLSPITLALYGNWHHQECSFKQLILPSLIVIVGLVLVNYSAINNLCTTSCHTYLFGLGCGIFSLFSWNWYVLSNAKFLKQHPEIPPSDWATLLGLATLFWVLLIISFSLIVIEKKSLNKFFVFDRPLQEFLIGSCILGFFCSWIGAYLWNKGSQEIPMTLAGQLTIFETIFGLIYVYSFHRRFPTVWEGVGMIILLWGTFFTLQTFKKGQIMAPTH from the coding sequence ATGGGGGCTTATTTTTGTGATTCCAGATTTTTTGTGATTCCAGATTTATTGATTAGTTTTACACCTCTTGAAGTTGCTTTGGGCCGTTATTTTTGTTTTGGTTTTATTTCTTTTATTATCATGCTTTGTCAAGGAATCAACAAATGGCTTGCCATTCCAAAAATGATTTGGGTACAAGCTCTAATTTATGCTTTAGTGGTTAATATTTTTTATTATTTTTCACTGGTCCTGGGTTCAAGATATTCAAACGCTTCCACAATCACTCTTCTTTTAAGTTTAAGTCCTATCACGCTAGCGCTTTACGGAAACTGGCACCATCAAGAATGCTCTTTTAAACAATTAATTTTGCCAAGTTTGATTGTTATTGTAGGACTTGTTTTAGTTAATTACTCTGCCATTAATAACTTATGCACAACTTCTTGCCATACCTATTTATTCGGTCTCGGTTGCGGAATTTTTTCGCTATTTTCCTGGAATTGGTACGTTTTATCCAACGCAAAATTCCTCAAACAGCACCCAGAAATTCCACCCAGTGATTGGGCAACACTCCTTGGGCTAGCAACTCTATTTTGGGTACTGCTTATCATCTCTTTTTCTTTGATTGTCATAGAAAAAAAATCTCTAAACAAATTTTTTGTCTTTGACCGCCCTCTTCAAGAATTTTTAATAGGAAGTTGTATTTTAGGATTTTTTTGTTCCTGGATTGGCGCTTATTTATGGAATAAAGGGAGCCAGGAAATTCCCATGACATTAGCTGGTCAACTAACCATTTTTGAAACAATTTTTGGCTTGATTTACGTCTACTCCTTTCATCGCCGCTTTCCAACTGTTTGGGAAGGAGTGGGAATGATTATTCTCTTATGGGGAACTTTTTTTACTTTGCAAACATTTAAAAAAGGGCAGATAATGGCTCCTACTCATTGA
- a CDS encoding ABC transporter ATP-binding protein, with the protein MPQATLPKTFPAFFWFFLKKQWKWLLFAQIFSFAWSLDHTLWPYVIMTLIDTITNFAGPQAEVWHALAKPIIMGISLWLGVEISFRLAGFIIAYIVPKIEADIRMSMFQYVMHHSHQYFSSHMAGSIANKIADLPQSLTRLLTLIVQLFLPACLALMISTTMFAFINPFFALILISWVIIHMGICLAFSKKCDDYSNTHAESRTLLSGKIIDSLSNNANIRLFSRSQFEASYLSFFQEDELNKHWRSLFYMEKMKIALGIACFLGACIALNWYMLYSWQQGELSAGEVVFIFNTTWNITIMAWLAGLELPQVFKEIGICKQALTVIQDTHDIIDSPFAEQLTIHQGKIIFDNVTFRYQKQQSLFQNMNITIEAGQKVGLVGFSGSGKTTFINLILRNYDIESGRILIDNQDISKVTQTSLREQISIIPQDPTLFHRSLIDNIRYARPDATDEEVIEASKQAHCHEFILKLPDKYQTLVGERGSKLSGGQRQRIAIARAILKNAPILILDEATSALDSVTERNIQEGLEFLMKDHTSLVIAHRLSTLSGMDRILVFKEGKIIEDGTHEELIQADQHYANMWEMQVGGFLIDNYDELEDEESEIDSSVY; encoded by the coding sequence ATGCCACAAGCGACTTTGCCTAAAACATTCCCGGCCTTTTTTTGGTTTTTTTTAAAAAAGCAGTGGAAATGGCTTTTATTTGCACAAATATTCAGTTTCGCATGGTCACTTGACCATACGTTGTGGCCTTACGTTATCATGACATTAATCGATACAATTACTAATTTTGCTGGGCCACAAGCTGAAGTATGGCACGCTCTAGCGAAACCTATTATTATGGGTATTTCCTTGTGGTTAGGCGTTGAAATTTCTTTCCGTCTAGCTGGCTTTATAATCGCTTACATTGTTCCTAAAATTGAAGCTGATATTAGAATGAGTATGTTCCAATATGTGATGCATCATTCTCATCAATATTTCAGTAGCCATATGGCTGGTTCTATCGCAAATAAAATTGCTGACTTGCCGCAAAGTTTAACTAGACTTCTCACACTGATTGTCCAACTCTTTTTACCTGCTTGCTTAGCTCTAATGATATCAACAACTATGTTTGCATTTATCAACCCATTCTTTGCCCTCATTTTAATTAGTTGGGTGATTATTCATATGGGAATCTGCCTTGCCTTCTCTAAAAAATGTGATGATTATTCAAACACTCATGCAGAATCTCGAACACTTCTTTCAGGAAAAATTATTGATAGCTTATCGAATAATGCGAATATTCGTTTATTTTCAAGAAGCCAATTCGAAGCTAGTTATTTGTCATTTTTCCAAGAAGATGAGTTAAACAAACATTGGCGATCTCTGTTTTATATGGAGAAAATGAAAATTGCTTTAGGCATTGCTTGTTTTTTAGGTGCCTGCATCGCACTCAACTGGTACATGCTATACAGTTGGCAACAAGGTGAACTCTCCGCAGGTGAAGTTGTTTTCATTTTTAATACAACATGGAACATTACTATCATGGCTTGGTTAGCTGGTTTAGAACTCCCGCAAGTTTTTAAAGAAATTGGTATTTGCAAACAAGCTTTGACAGTTATTCAAGATACGCATGATATTATAGATAGCCCTTTCGCTGAGCAGCTTACCATCCATCAAGGAAAAATTATCTTCGATAATGTGACATTTCGTTACCAAAAACAACAAAGCCTCTTTCAAAACATGAATATTACGATCGAAGCTGGCCAAAAAGTAGGACTTGTTGGATTTTCAGGGTCGGGTAAAACAACTTTTATCAATCTTATTCTAAGAAATTACGATATTGAAAGCGGACGTATACTTATCGACAATCAAGACATCTCTAAAGTGACTCAAACTTCTCTTAGAGAGCAAATCTCAATCATTCCACAAGACCCTACTCTTTTTCATCGCTCATTAATAGATAATATTCGTTATGCAAGACCAGATGCAACAGATGAAGAGGTCATCGAAGCTTCTAAACAAGCTCATTGCCATGAATTTATTTTGAAGCTTCCCGATAAATATCAGACACTCGTCGGAGAAAGAGGCTCAAAATTATCTGGGGGTCAACGCCAAAGAATTGCAATTGCTCGCGCGATTTTAAAAAATGCTCCTATTTTAATTTTAGACGAAGCCACTTCAGCTTTAGATTCTGTCACAGAAAGAAACATTCAAGAAGGACTAGAATTTTTAATGAAGGATCACACAAGTCTTGTGATTGCTCATCGTTTATCAACATTGTCGGGTATGGATCGTATCTTAGTTTTTAAAGAAGGAAAAATTATTGAAGATGGCACCCACGAAGAGCTTATTCAAGCGGACCAACATTACGCGAATATGTGGGAGATGCAAGTAGGAGGCTTCTTAATAGACAATTACGATGAGTTAGAAGATGAAGAAAGTGAAATAGATTCATCAGTTTATTAA
- a CDS encoding redoxin domain-containing protein: MPFIPLIEVLLCNNQLTLYNEVIEKFKRFKAQFVEISVAEICSHLAFFHQKKLGFPLLSDFEPKKEIFKAYGVFRNEEGVSKRALFVINGKGIIL; the protein is encoded by the coding sequence TTGCCCTTTATCCCCCTAATTGAAGTCCTGCTCTGCAACAATCAATTAACGTTATATAATGAAGTTATAGAGAAATTTAAACGGTTTAAAGCACAATTTGTTGAAATTTCTGTCGCGGAAATTTGTTCCCATTTAGCTTTTTTCCACCAAAAAAAATTAGGTTTTCCATTATTGTCAGATTTTGAGCCAAAAAAAGAGATATTCAAGGCGTATGGAGTATTTCGAAATGAAGAAGGAGTATCTAAGAGAGCTCTTTTTGTCATCAATGGAAAAGGAATTATTCTCTGA
- a CDS encoding DsbA family protein: protein MPQLSTPISEKDHILGNLNAPVVLVEYGDYQCKTCALTHPIVKQLLKEMRGQLCFAFRHFPLKNSHPLAFIASQAAEAAALQNKFWQMHECLYHHHHALSLEAFPSYAEEIQLNIKLFNENLQNPSLISCIEENFCSGLDSGVNGTPCFFINKERYDGDRSYDTLLSALKNAVS, encoded by the coding sequence ATGCCTCAATTATCTACACCCATTTCTGAAAAAGATCATATTTTAGGCAATCTAAATGCTCCTGTAGTCTTGGTAGAATATGGAGACTATCAGTGCAAAACATGCGCCTTAACTCATCCCATTGTCAAGCAACTCTTAAAAGAGATGCGCGGACAATTATGTTTTGCATTTCGTCATTTCCCACTTAAAAACTCTCATCCATTAGCATTTATTGCTTCTCAAGCTGCAGAAGCGGCAGCATTACAAAATAAATTTTGGCAAATGCATGAATGTCTTTATCATCATCACCATGCTCTAAGTTTAGAAGCTTTTCCAAGTTATGCCGAAGAAATTCAATTGAATATCAAATTGTTTAATGAAAACTTACAAAATCCTTCTCTCATTTCTTGTATTGAAGAAAATTTTTGTAGCGGTTTAGATAGTGGTGTTAATGGAACACCCTGTTTTTTTATCAATAAAGAACGTTATGATGGGGATCGATCTTATGATACTTTATTGTCCGCTCTAAAAAATGCTGTCAGCTGA
- a CDS encoding GNAT family N-acetyltransferase — MRIYFQFLENQHVPLIYAWFQTPHIKKWYGSEQEWTIEAIEKKYNPHRLQANKIAAFIIYYKQIPIGYIQKYSVSDYPWEELDLSKLASKLAGIDLFIGNPTYLYQGFGQLILKQFLTQQIQPYFQECLVDPRCDNYAAIRCYEKVGFEFYQTVLCGREALCIMKKNLTHHLVEIPKS, encoded by the coding sequence ATGAGGATTTACTTTCAATTTTTAGAAAATCAACATGTGCCATTAATTTATGCTTGGTTTCAAACCCCGCATATTAAAAAATGGTACGGATCGGAACAAGAATGGACAATTGAAGCAATTGAAAAAAAATACAACCCTCATCGACTACAGGCCAATAAAATTGCTGCCTTCATCATTTATTACAAACAAATTCCAATAGGTTATATCCAAAAGTATTCTGTTAGCGATTATCCCTGGGAAGAGCTTGATTTGTCTAAACTTGCTTCTAAATTAGCAGGAATAGATTTATTTATTGGAAACCCCACCTACCTTTATCAAGGCTTCGGGCAGCTTATTTTAAAACAATTTTTAACCCAACAGATTCAACCTTACTTTCAAGAATGTTTAGTGGATCCTCGTTGTGATAATTATGCTGCTATTCGCTGTTATGAAAAAGTCGGTTTTGAATTTTATCAAACTGTACTTTGTGGCCGAGAAGCACTTTGCATAATGAAAAAAAATTTAACGCATCATTTGGTAGAGATACCAAAGAGTTAA
- a CDS encoding NADPH-dependent FMN reductase, which produces MLKWMLCIGLVLTSSLAAELKVLAFSGSTQIDSLNKKFVHQAAKIAEEMGAKVQIIDLRDYSIPFYDGDLENAKGLPENAKKLRQLMMESQAIIISTPEYNGSLSGVLKNAIDWATRNEQGKPSRDAFTGKKFAILSASPSPSGGSHALDHLRAVIEGVGGKVVSEQVALSNAHQAFDSQGNLQDPIIKEKLKKEIQELLH; this is translated from the coding sequence ATGTTAAAATGGATGTTATGCATAGGTTTAGTTTTAACTAGTTCTTTAGCAGCAGAATTGAAAGTTCTGGCATTCTCGGGAAGCACGCAAATAGATTCTTTGAATAAAAAGTTCGTGCACCAAGCGGCTAAAATAGCCGAAGAAATGGGAGCGAAGGTTCAAATCATTGATCTTCGTGATTATTCTATTCCATTTTATGATGGAGATTTAGAAAACGCGAAAGGTTTACCAGAAAATGCTAAAAAATTGCGTCAGCTGATGATGGAAAGCCAGGCAATTATTATTTCAACTCCAGAATATAATGGTTCTTTATCCGGTGTTTTAAAAAATGCCATTGACTGGGCAACACGCAACGAACAAGGGAAGCCGTCTCGTGATGCTTTTACCGGTAAGAAATTTGCTATTTTGAGTGCTTCTCCATCACCTAGTGGGGGTTCACATGCTCTTGATCATTTGCGTGCAGTGATTGAAGGTGTAGGGGGAAAAGTTGTGTCTGAACAAGTGGCTTTGTCAAATGCTCATCAAGCGTTTGATTCTCAAGGAAATTTGCAAGATCCTATTATAAAAGAAAAGCTTAAAAAAGAAATTCAAGAACTTCTTCATTAA
- a CDS encoding DNA-3-methyladenine glycosylase I, whose product MLKRCDWVQLNNPLYVAYHDEEWGIPVHDDHKHFEFLILEGAQAGLSWQTVLQRRENYRQAFASFDPHIVATYDEQKKNELLLHPGIIRNRLKIESTIANAKHFLKVQEEFGSFNTYIWQFVNGKPIQNQWETIRQVPAETKESLALSKDLKKRGFKFVGATIMYAYMQACGLVNDHTIDCFCHPSKH is encoded by the coding sequence ATGCTTAAACGCTGTGATTGGGTGCAATTAAACAACCCTTTGTATGTTGCTTACCATGACGAAGAATGGGGAATTCCGGTTCATGATGACCATAAACATTTTGAATTTTTAATTTTAGAAGGAGCTCAAGCGGGATTGAGTTGGCAAACGGTTCTTCAACGACGTGAAAATTATCGGCAAGCCTTCGCCTCTTTCGATCCTCATATCGTTGCCACCTACGATGAGCAGAAAAAAAATGAGTTACTTTTGCATCCGGGCATTATTCGTAATCGATTAAAAATTGAGTCAACAATTGCAAACGCAAAACACTTTTTAAAGGTTCAAGAAGAATTTGGAAGCTTTAATACCTATATTTGGCAATTTGTAAACGGGAAACCCATCCAGAATCAATGGGAAACGATTAGGCAGGTACCTGCGGAAACAAAAGAATCTTTAGCTCTTAGTAAAGATTTGAAAAAAAGGGGATTTAAATTCGTTGGAGCAACAATTATGTATGCTTATATGCAAGCTTGCGGATTGGTTAACGATCATACAATAGATTGCTTTTGCCATCCATCTAAGCATTGA